The following are encoded together in the Phyllopteryx taeniolatus isolate TA_2022b chromosome 21, UOR_Ptae_1.2, whole genome shotgun sequence genome:
- the LOC133470718 gene encoding cilia- and flagella-associated protein 69-like isoform X5 → MDSCEVVHIRKAEVCTRNLDLGKVICLLEDPLTSHMQERHTFVLKKLLKRRKQGFLLRELASISRILKVCGEKADEQPEYCDILCEALQICRLPFLKEKMSDELNYAEDVKQFLSRVGYLMRVSDGEVRRQAVESVKSYYSCSAPGKAPLDGPQPTSPGYRLQLLERSDLAETLFLSVAALEQQPAIKLLLLQTLQMLSSTSDMNCALMLSVRGAESVCLHMNEPDPTGLILFHSSEILWNLLERGDKSEVAAQLGSLECAISLKEAFTHAALNTSRHVDLQVRNDLLVLTTLFAENSCALLIESLFAKQLVALCTFPELKSGNPWAGKLKMTYNMEDLQMKKLLLNLLVVMSRDPATIQIFREEQVILALLTLAEPPASPSAAKPGSRDWSSVQLEELQLQALAVLATVAPLVLDHYMSCYGNVALLHLLDWCARQDGFSGQGHSFHATGGRGSKKAHMRYSVRLMRSVTSLAHKTLNQDLCDQGTIHLLLELLMQMEWSPGEEDAVTVEMKSDMQIVLAALCEGDMHRKELFGSEGVEMTVHFLRRGASMFYSGLGHNKLLLSTLVCLRTCIVGCYTAEDRFLARDGVLVLLDLLSSSPKCVHGVVLATLLELCDNQNTIPHILSWSDGGGRTAPSLLLRVWQREEEELGVIRNQHGGIADPEQPVLAPRKLEDAELMSTLDTHSAAVLEMRENPLSKIYLIFCRIGKTTKLCIKRYYWDEISTSVGPIPTGKHEAVSGTFRDCP, encoded by the exons atggATTCATGTGAAGTTGTGCACATAAGGAAAGCGGAG GTGTGCACAAGAAATCTCGACCTGGGCAAGGTGATTTGCCTGCTTGAAGACCCCCTGACA AGCCACATGCAGGAGAGGCACACTTTTGTGCTGAAGAAGCTGCTCAAGAGGCGAAAACAGGGCTTT CTGCTGAGGGAGCTGGCGAGCATCTCGAGGATCCTCAAAGTCTGCGGCGAGAAGGCTGACGAGCAACCGGAATATTGCGACATTCTGTGCGAGGCGCTCCAAATTTGTAG GCTTCCTTTCCTAAAGGAGAAAATGTCCGACGAGCTCAACTACGCCGAGGATGTCAAGCAGTTCCTCTCTCGCGTTG GCTACCTGATGCGGGTGTCGGACGGCGAGGTGAGGCGTCAGGCGGTGGAGTCggtcaagtcttactacagctgcTCGGCTCCCGGCAAAGCGCCGCTCGACG GGCCTCAGCCGACGTCGCCCGGCTACCGACTGCAGCTTCTGGAGCGCAGCGACCTGGCCGAGACGCTCTTCCTGTCCGTAGCGGCGCTGGAGCAGCAGCCCGCCatcaagctgctgctgctgcaaacGCTCCAGATGCTCTCCAGCACGTCCG ATATGAACTGCGCTTTAATGCTGAGCGTGCGAGGGGCCGAGAGCGTTTGTCTGCACATGAACGAGCCGGACCCGACCGGGCTGATCCTGTTCCACTCCTCGGAAATCCTCTGGAACCTTCTGGAGCGAGGCGACAAGTCTGAGGTGGCCGCCCAGCTCGGCAGCTTGGAATGCGCAAT CTCCCTCAAAGAAGCCTTCACCCACGCCGCGCTGAACACTTCCCGACATGTCGACCTCCAAGTCCGCAACGATCTGCTGGTGCTCACCACCCTCTTTGCCGAGAACTCCTGCGCTCTGCTGATC GAGAGCCTCTTCGCCAAGCAGCTGGTTGCGCTCTGCACGTTTCCCGAAC TGAAGAGTGGCAACCCTTGGGCGGGCAAGCTGAAGATGACGTACAACATGGAGGACCTGCAAATGAAGAAGCTGCTGTTAAATCTGCTGGTTGTGATGTCCAGAGATCCTGCGACCATCCAG ATCTTCAGGGAGGAACAAGTGATACTGGCTCTGCTGACGCTGGCCGAGCCGCCCGCCTCCCCCTCGGCGGCGAAGCCGGGGTCTCGCGACTGGTCGTCCGTCCAGCTGGAGGAGCTCCAGCTGCAGGCTCTGGCGGTCCTCGCCACCGTGGCCCCGCTGGTGCTGGACCACTACATGTCCTGCTACGGCAACGTGGCCCTGCTGCACCTGCTGGACTGGTGCGCCAGGCAAG ACGGCTTCTCCGGCCAAGGTCACAGCTTCCACGCCACTGGAGGGCGAGGCAGCAAGAAGGCTCACATGCGCTACTCTGTCAGGCTGATGAGATCTGTCACCTCGCTGGCTCACAAGACCCTCAACCAGGACCTGTGTGACCAGGGGACCATACACCTGCTTCTAG AGCTTCTGATGCAGATGGAATGGAGCCCCGGCGAGGAGGATGCGGTTACCGTGGAGATGAAGTCAGACATGCAGATCGTCCTCGCAGCTCTGTGTGAGGGCGACATGCACAGAAAG GAGCTGTTCGGCTCCGAGGGTGTGGAGATGACCGTCCACTTCCTGAGGAGAGGCGCCAGCATGTTCTACAGCGGCCTTGGACACAACAAGCTTCTCCTGTCAACCTTGGTGTGCTTGCG CACCTGCATCGTGGGCTGCTACACCGCAGAGGATCGCTTCTTAGCCCGAGATGGCGTACTGGTTCTACTCGACCTTCTCAGT TCGAGTCCCAAATGTGTGCACGGCGTGGTCCTGGCCACCCTGCTGGAACTGTGCGACAACCAGAACACAATTCCTCACATCCTGAGCTGGAGCGACGGCGGCGGGCGAACGGCTCCGAGTCTCCTGCTGCGAGTGTGGCagcgggaggaagaggagctggGAGTCATCCGAAACCAACACGGCGGGATCGCAG ATCCCGAGCAGCCCGTCCTGGCTCCTCGGAAGTTGGAGGACGCAGAGCTGATGTCGACTCTGGACACGCACAGCGCCGCCGTGCTGGAGATGCGAGAGAACCCGCTGTCCAAGATTTACTTGATCTTCTGCAGGATCGGTAAAACTACCAAATTATGCATTAAAAGGTACTACTGGGATGAAATATCTACATCAGTGGGTCCAATACCGACGGGCAAACacgaagcg GTTTCCGGGACCTTCCGGGATTGTCCGTAA